The Humulus lupulus chromosome 3, drHumLupu1.1, whole genome shotgun sequence genome window below encodes:
- the LOC133823446 gene encoding uncharacterized protein LOC133823446, whose translation MDSDNSKVQHVTKKSSDELLRKFADDDEAPAKSKELVRAKRRRKSREGKENGDCESPSSNGQGSKLGERRSLLPAPAPARKSAVLRQLGIHGRVRLRGRDIRHKSLFGPIEKTWRKTIEAASKVFMEKHYNRHKRLINDIV comes from the exons atGGATTCTGATAACAGTAAAGTTCAACATGTGACCAAGAAGTCATCCGATGAGCTTCTCAGAAAGTTTGCCGATGATGATGAAGCTCCGGCGAAGAGCAAGGAGCTTGTTCGGGCAAAACGACGCCGCAAGAGCCGAGAAGGTAAAGAGAACGGTGACTGTGAGAGTCCATCATCAAATGGGCAAGGCTCCAAATTGGGGGAGAGAAGGTCTCTCCTTCCGGCTCCGGCGCCGGCAAGGAAGTCGGCGGTATTGAGACAGCTCGGGATTCATGGCAGGGTACGACTCAGGGGAAGGGACATTAGGCACAAGTCCCTGTTTGGACCCATTGAGAAG ACATGGAGAAAGACCATAGAAGCAGCGTCAAAGGTCTTTATGGAGAAGCATTACAATCGTCACAAGCGTCTCATAAACGACATCGTTTAG